The segment CTGCGCCCGACGGCGCAGGCGTTTTAAGCCGCATCGTGTTGCAGCGACTCGATGATCAGGTCCGCCAGCCGCTCGACGGGCGGCCTGCTCACCGGTGACGCACGCAACAGTTCCAGCGACAGCGGGGGCAGGGCGGGCAAGCCAGCCGCCACGTGATCGAGCACGCACACGGAAGACGGCAAGCCCAGGCCCGTGCGCACCGTCACGCCCAGCCCTGCCGCGGCGGCTGCCCACAGGCCGGCCAGGCTGGGACTGGTAAACGCCGTGCGCCAGGCGATGCCGGCCCGGTCCAGCGCCTGCGTGGCGCAGCGCTGGAACAGGCATTCGCGGTCGAACGCAATGAGCGGCAAAGGCTCGCCCGATTCGGGCCGCCAGGCCAGGCTCGACGAGGCGATCCAGCGCATGGCCGGTTCGGCGATATGCTGGCGCTGCTGCGGCGGATACTCGGCCACGTCGGCGATGCCCGCGCCGCCCCACAGCAGGGCCAGGTCCAGCTGGCCCATGACCAGGCCTTCCATCAAGGCCGTGTTGCGCGCCACGTGCGCCTCGATGCGCACTTTCGGATGCGCGCGCGCAAAGCGTCCCAGCACGTCCGGCAGCAAGGCTTCGCCGAAATCCTCTTGCAGACCCAGCCTGATCCAGCCTTCCAGTTCCGCGCCCCGCAAGGCGACGGCCGCCTCGTCGTTGAGTTCCAGCAGGCGGCGCGCATAGCCGAGCAAGACTTCGCCGGCCGGCGTCAGCGCCAGGCCCCGTCCATCCTTGCGAAACAGGGGCATGCCCGCCTGCTCCTCGAGTTTTTTCAGCTGCGCGCTGACGGCCGAGGTGGAGCGGCCCACCTTGTCCGCCGCGCGGGCAAAGCTGCCCAGCTCGATGCCAGCCACATAGCTGCGCAGGAAGGCGATGTCGAAATTAAGCAAGCTCATGGCATCAATACAATCGTCCTGTTTTATGGGATGGTTTAACGTAAATTATCTGATATTCAGAATGATCGTACTGCGCAACACTGTCAGGGTCAACCACTTACTTTCCTTGCCATGAGCACCAATTGCCAAGCTGTTCCTGTTCCTGCCTCCGCCACCGTGCCTGCGGGCGACGCTCACCGCTGGAAAGTGCTGGCCGTCGGCGTGGCGGCCAATGCCAGCTTTTCCGCCGCCGCCAACGGCATGCCCACCACGGCCATCTGGCTGCGCAGCGGCTATCACCTGAGCAATACGGACCTGGGGGTGGCGCTGGGTGCCATGGGCCTGGGCGTGGCCTTGAGCGAATTGCCATGGGGTATGGCCACCGACCGCTGGGGCGACCGCCCCGTGCTGCTGACCGGCTTGCTGGGCACCATGCTGGCACTATTGACCTTGCTGCTGTGGATCACGCCGGCTGACGGTTCCGTGCCGCCGTTGTGGGCGCTGGCGGCCGGGCTGGCCCTGGTCGGCGTGCTGGGCGGCAGCGTGAATGGCGCCAGCGGCCGCGCCGTGATGCGCTGGTTCGGCGCCGGCGAACGGGGTTTCGCCATGAGCATCCGCCAGACGGCCGTGCCGCTGGGCGGCGGCCTCGGCGCCCTCATCCTGCCCAGCCTGGCCTCGCGCCATGGCTTCATGCCCGTGTTTGGCGCCCTGGCCCTCGTATGCGGCCTGTCGGCGTTTTTTACGTGGCGCTGGATGCATGAGCCCGATTTTTCTGCCGAGGCCGCCACAGGCCCGCAAAACGCGCCCAAAGGCCCATTGAAAGACCAGGCAACGTTGCCCCTGAAGAATCGCAAAGTCTGGCGCATGGTGGCCGCCATCGGCTTGCTGTGCGTGCCCCAGTTTGCCGTGCTCAGCTTTGCCACCGTGTTCCTGCACGATGACGGCCACCTGGGCCTGGCGGGCATCACGTCCGTGATGGTGGTCCTGCAGGGGGGCGCCATGGTGATGCGCATCTGGAGCGGGCGCTACACGGACCGCCACGCGAACCGGCCCGCCTGGCTGCGCGGCGCGGCCCTGGTGGCGCTGGCCACATTCGTGCTGCTGGGCATGGCCGCCGCAGGCGATGCGCCGGGCTGGGTCTTGATGAGTGCCGTGGTGGTGGCCGGCATCGCCGTGTCCGCCTGGCATGGCGTGGCCTACACGGAACTGGCCACGGAAGCGGGCGCCGCCAACGCGGGCACGGCCTTGGGCATGGCGAACACGGCCGTGTACGTGGGCCTGTTCCTCACGCCGATTGCCATCCCACATTTGCTGGCGGCCAGCAACTGGCCCGTCGTGTGGTGGCTGGCGGGGCTGGTGGCGCTGCTGGCCCGCCCGCTGTTTCCGAAAGCCTAGGGCAGCGCCCTGATCCGGTACACGCAGCGCATGGCGTTGGCCAGCACGTGCTGCTCGCGCACGATGCTGGCGTTCGGTCCCACCACTTCCTGGAACAGCTGCAATTCCGAGCGGCAAAAACCCTGGCAGGTGCGCGCGGCGGCGCAGATGGGGCAGTGGTCTTCGATCAGCAGCCAGTCGTCGCCGTCTTCTTCCACGCGCGCCATATAGCCCTCTTCATCGCGCACGGCCGCCAGTTGCCGCAGTCGCGTGGGCAAGTCCGGCGCCGAGCACGCCTGCGCATACGCGCCGCGGCTTTCCTCTTCGCGCTGCGTGATGAGTTTATCCAGGCCCGCCTCGCCGAACAGCTGGCGCACGGAACCGATCAGCTTGATCGTCAGCTGCGCATGCGTGTCGGGAAAGCGCGCATTGCCCGCTTCCGTCAAGACCCAGTTCTGGCGCGGCCGGCCCGCGCCCGCCTGCGCTTCCTGGCGTCCCTCGATCAAGCCCGCCGCCACCAGCTTTTGCACTTGCTGGCGCGCCGCCTCGCCCGTCATGTCCAGGGTCTTGGCCAGGGTCGCCGTGGAGACGGGTCCCTTGGTCTTGATGAAATACAGGATGCGCTCCGTCGTTTGCGGCACCTCGCTATTATCCAAACGTTTACTTGTGTAATTCATTTCACTCAACTATCATGGGGCCAGTTAACCAACTAATTGCTTGCATAATAGGCCGGTAGCTCCCCGCTGTCGAGGAGTTTCCACGTCCGCGTGCCGGCAAGACACTTTTTGGACGGGAATCCCATGCAGCTGCAGCACTCGATCTGGCTGTTTCACGCCATCCTCGCTACCGGCCTGGCCATCTGGCTGACCTTGGCCGCCATCAACAACATGCACGCCTTCCACGGCGCCGTCTGGGCCATCGGCAACACCATGCGCATGGACCCGCTGCGCCAGGACCCGACCATCCAGACACCGCTGCTGCGCCGCGCGCTCACGTCCTTGCGCTTACACCGGCTGGCGCTGGGCGTGGTGCTGGCCTTGCAATTGCTGGCCGCCATCGCCGCCTGGACGGGCGTGGCGCTGTTTGCCGGCGACGGCCTGACCGCTGCCTTGCCCTGGCTGAACCTGGCCTTGTGCGCCATGGCCGCCTTTTTGCTGCTGATGCACCTGGGCGGCCTGTGGTTCGGCTACTGGATCGCGCAGGAAGGCTTGCAGACGACGCACCTGGTGCTGCTGCTGTGGACCCTGGCGCTGTTTTTCACCTTCAACGCGCAGCGGACCTGACCAGCCTTCGCTGCGCCTCTTCTTCCCAGTTGTAAAGGACTTCATCATGCATACGAAACTCGTCGGCGCCTCCGCGCTGGCCATCACCCTGGCCGTCGCGGGCGCCGCGCTCTATCCGCGTGCCGACTCGCATGCGGCCGATGCCGCCGCCTACCCCGCCACCAAGGTGGCGCTCGTGCCCGTCGTGCTGGGCACGCAGGAACGCTACTTTGCCGGCGTAGGCGAACTGGAAGCGGCGCGCCAGGTGCAGGTGGCGGCCGAAACGGGCGGGCGCATCACGCAGATCCGCTTCGCATCGGGGCAAAGCGTGGCGGCCGGCGCCGTGCTGGTGCAGCTCAATGATGCGCCGGAACAGGCGGCCCTGCTGCGCCAGCGCGCGCAGCTGAAAAACGCGGAAAGCAGCCACGCCCGCACGGCGCAGATGGTGAAGGAAAAGGCGGCCACGCAGGAGCAGCTCGATAGTGCCCTGGCCGCGCGCGATGCGGCCTTGGGCGACGTGCGCCAGACGCAGGCGCTGATCGCGCAAAAGACCATCCGCGCGCCGTTCGCCGGACAACTGGGCATCCGCAAGGTCCACGCGGGCCAGTACCTGAACGCGGCCGACACGGTGGCCAGCCTGATCGACACGCAGTCGCTGATGGTGAACTTCGCCCTCGATGAACAGAGCAGCGCGAAGCTGGCGCCGGGACAGGCCGTGCAAGTGCTGGTGGACGCCTATCCCGGCGACGTCTTCACGGCCAAAATCAACGCCATCGACCCGCTGATCTCTCGTTCGCGCATGGTGCAGGTGCAGGCGGCGCTGACCAATCCGCGCGGCGCGCTCAAAGCGGGCATGTACGCGAATGTGCGCGTGGCGCGCGAAGCGGGCCGGCAGCTGACGGTGCCGGAAACGGCAGTGACCTACAGCGCATATGGCGACACGGTCTTCGTCGCGCAGCAGGAAGGAAAACAGCCGCTCACCGTCAAGCGCGTGGGCGTGAAACTGGGCGAGCGGGCAGGGGGCCGGGTGGCCATTCTTGACGGCTTGCGCGAAGGCCAGCGCGTGGTCGCTTCGGGCCAGCTGAAACTGGCCGATGGCATGGCCGTGCAAGCGGTCGCCAATACCTTGGACGAAGTAAAACGCGCCGCGCCCAAAGCCGGCTCGTAAAGGAAAGACATCACCATGAAATTTACCGATTTATTCGTACGCCGCCCCGTGCTGGCGCTGGTGATCAGCACATTGATTTTGATGCTGGGCGTGGTCGCCCTCCTGCAGCTGCCGATCCGCCAGTATCCGATGCTCGAATCGTCCACCATCACCGTCAAAACCACGTATCCGGGCGCCTCGGCGGAACTGATGCAGGGCTTTGTCACCCAGCCGATCGCGCAAGCCGTGTCGTCAGTGGAAGGCATCGATTACCTGACGTCGTCGTCGGTGCAGGGCAGCAGCACGGTCACCGTGCGCATGGAACTGAACCGCGATTCCACGCAAGCGTTGACGGAAGTGATGGCCAAGGTCAACCAGGTGCGCTACAAGCTGCCCGAAGGCGCCTTTGATCCCGTCATCGAGCGCTCGGCCGGCGATTCCTCGGCCGTCGCCTATGTCGGCTTTGCCAGCGAGAGCGTGTCCGCGCCCGCGCTGACGGATTATCTGGCGCGCGTCGTGCAACCGATGTTCGCCACCATCGACGGCGTGGCCAAAGTCGACGTGTATGGCGGCCAGCAGCTGGCCATGCGCCTGTGGATAGACCCGGCGAAACTGGCCGCGCGCGGATTGACGGCGGCCGACGTGGCAGATGCCGTGCGGCGCAATAACTACCAGGCGGCGCCCGGCAAAGTGAAGGGACAATTCGTCGTGTCTAATATCAGCGTCAACACGGATCTGACCAGCGTGGAGCAGTTCCGCGACATGGTCATACGCAAGGGCGGCGATGACAGCGCGTCGCTCGTGCGTCTGAAAGACGTGGGCACGGTGGAACTGGGCGCGGCCGCCACGGAGACGAGCGGCATCATGGACGGCGTGCCGGCCGTGTACCTGGGCCTGTCGCCCACCCCTGGCGGCAACCCGCTGGTGATCGTCGACGGCATCAGGAAGCTGCTGCCCGAAATCCAGAAAACCCTGCCGCCGGGCGTGAAAGTCGAACTGGCGTTCGAGACGGCGCGCTTCATCCAGTCGTCCATCGACGAGGTGGCGCATACCCTGCTCGAAGCGCTGCTGATCGTCGTCATCGTCATCTACCTGTGCATGGGTTCCTTGCGCTCGGTGCTGATACCCGTCGTGACGATCCCGTTGTCGATGCTGGGCGCGGCGGCGCTGATGCTGGCCTTCGGCTTCAGCATCAATTTATTGACCTTGCTGGCGATGGTGCTGGCCGTGGGCCTGGTGGTCGATGACGCCATCGTCGTGGTGGAAAACGTGCATAGGCATATCGAGGAAGGCAAGACGCCCGTGGCGGCCGCCCTCGTCGGTGCGCGCGAAGTGGCCGGCCCCGTGATCGCCATGACGATCACGCTGGCCGCCGTGTATGCGCCGATCGGCATGATGGGGGGACTCACGGGCGCGCTGTTCAAGGAATTCGCGCTGACCCTGGCCGGCGCCGTGGTGGTCTCGGGCGTGGTGGCCTTGACCCTGTCGCCCGTGATGAGCTCCTTGCTGCTGCAGCCCAAACAATCGGAAGGGCGCATGGCGCGCGCCGCCGAGCATTTCTTCGAGGGCTTGACCAGCCGCTATGCGCGCCTGCTGGACCGCTCCTTGCACCACCGCTGGCTCAGTGCCGGTTTCGCCGCGCTGGTGATGGTCAGTCTGCCGTTTTTGTACCTGCTGCCGCAGCGCGAACTGGCGCCGGCGGAAGACCAGGCCAGCGTGCTGACGGCGATCAAGGCGCCGCAGCACGCCAACCTCGATTACGTCGAGCGCTTTTCCTACAAGCTCGATGCCATCTACAAGAATATCCCTGAAACGGACTCGCGCTGGATCATCAACGGCGGCGAAGGGCCGGCATCGAGCATCGGCGGCATCAACCTGACGCCGTGGGCCGAACGGGCGCGCAATGCGGCCGTCATCCAGGCCGAATTGCAGCATGCCGTGGGCGACGTGGAAGGCACGAGCATCTTCGCCTTCCAGCTGGCGCCCTTGCCCGGATCGAGCGGCGGCTTGCCCGTGCAGATGGTCTTGCGCAGCGCGCAGGATTACGCCACCCTGTTTCACACCATGGAAGACGTCAAGCAGCGTGCGCGCGCAAGCGGCCTGTTTGCCGTCGTCGACAGCGACCTCGATTACAACAACCCGGTGGTCAAAGTGCGCGTGGACCGTTCCAAGGCGAACAGCCTGGGCATCCGCATGCAGGATATCGGCGAATCGCTGGCCGTGCTGGTGGGCGAAAATTATCTGAACCGCTTCGGCATGGATGGCCGCGCCTATGACGTCATCGCGCAAAGCCCGCGCGAGCAGCGCTTGACGGCGCAAGCCCTGACGCAGCAGTACGTGCGCGCCGACGATGGCAGCCTGCTGCCCCTGTCCGCCGTCGTGTCGGTGACGGAACAGATCGAGCCGAACATGCTGACCCAGTTCAACCAGCAAAACGCGGCCACCTTCCAGGGCGTGCCCGCGCCGGGCGTGACCCTCGGCGACGCCGTCGCCTTCCTCGATGGCGTGGCGAAAACCCTGCCGCCGGGCTTCAGCTACGACTGGCAATCGGACGCGCGCCAGTTCGCCACGGAAGGCAATGCGCTGCTGCTGGCCTTCCTCGCGGCCGTCGTCGTCATCTACCTGGTGCTGGCGGCGCAGTATGAAAGCCTGACGGACCCGCTGATCATTCTGATCACCGTGCCGCTGTCGATCTGCGGCGCGCTGATTCCGCTGGCCCTCGGCTACGCCACCGTCAACATCTATACGCAGATCGGCCTCGTGACCCTGATCGGCTTGATCAGCAAGCACGGCATCCTGATGGTGGAATTTGCCAACGAATTGCAGGTGCATGAACAGCTCGACCGCATCACGGCCATCCGCAAGGCGGCGCAGATCCGCTTGCGCCCGATTTTGATGACGACGGCGGCCATGGTGGTGGGCCTGGTGCCGCTGCTGTTCGCCTCGGGCGCGGGCGCCAACAGCCGTTTCGGCCTCGGTGTGGTAATCGTCTCGGGCATGTTGATCGGCACCTTCTTTACCCTGTTCGTGCTGCCCACCGTGTACACCTTTCTGGCGCGCCGCCACACGGCCGACCATGCCACGCCGCGTGCGCGCGATTTGTCGCAGGCGCTGAAGGAATCCCCATGAAAAATTACCGCTATCTAGCCTCCCTTTTTGCTGCCCTTTTCCCCGTGCTGGCCGGCTGCGCCGTCAGCCCCGCCTACGTCACGCCGGGCACGCCCGACATCGCCCTGGCCAGCCCGCAGCAAGCGCAATTCGCACCCGGCGCGAGCGCCGTCAGCGAGGCCGCCTGGTGGACGTTTTTCGACGATGCGCGCCTGTCGCGGCTGATCGCCAGCGCGCTCGAACACAACCTCGATATCGCCCAGGCGCAGGCGAACCTGCTGGCCGCGCGTGCCGTCTTCGACGAACGCCGCCTCGATGAACTGCCCACCGTCACAGGACAGGCGGGCTGGCGGCGCACCGTGCAGCAAGACACGCCCGACAGCCGCGCCGCCAGCGCCAGCACGCGCGTGGGTTTCGACGCGCAATGGGAGATCGACCTGTTCGGCCGCCTCGCGCATATCAGCCGCTCGGCACAGGCGCGCGCCGACGCGGCGCAGGCCGATTTGCGGCAGGTGCGGCTGACGATTGCCGCCGAGGTGGCGCGCAATTACTACGAGGCGCTGGGCTACCAGCAAAACCTGGCGCTGACGCAGGCGCAGGTGCACAGCTGGCGCGATACGGTGGCATTGGTCGACGCGCGCATCCGCGCCGGCAGCGGCTTGCCGGAAGAGCGCCACAACGCGCTGGCCAACCTGGCGCGCAGCGAGGCGATGCTGCCGCCCTTGCAGGCGGGCTTGCGCCAGGCGCAGTACCGGCTCGACGTGTTGAGCGGACAAGCGCCAGGAGCCATCGCGCTGGCCACCACACCCCGGCAACAGGCGCCGCTGGCGGGCCAGCTGCCGCTCGGCGACGTGAACCGCCTGATCAAGCAGCGTCCCGACGTGGTGCGCGCCGAACGCTTGCTGGCCGCCTCCAGCGAAGACGTGGGGGCCGCCACGGCCGACCTGTATCCGCGCCTGAGCCTGGGCGGCTTCCTGGGCTTTTTCGCGCTGCGCGGCAGCGGCGTGTTCGACGGCGGCGCGCGCGCCTTCGAGGTGGCGCCATCGGTCAGCTATCCGGCCTTCCGCCTGGGCAGCGTCAAGGCACGCTTGCGCGGCACGCAGGCCGAGGCGCAAGGCGCGCTGGCGCGCTATGCGCAGGCCTTGTTAATCGCGCAGGAAGACGTGGAAAACGCCGTCACGCAACTGGCGGAAAACCAGACGCGATTGGCGTCATTATTGCAGTCGGCGCGCCACGGCAACGCGGCCCTCGGCATCGCCAGCACGCGCTATCACGGCGGTTCCGGCAGCTACCAGGCCGTGCTGGAAAACCAACGGGCCTTGTACGATATCCGGCGCGAAGCGCTGCTGGCGGAAACGGCGTCCTACATCGATGCGATTGCCCTGTACAAGGCGCTGGGATGGGGGCAAACTATGTAGTATTTTCGATCAAAAGGAGAGACGATGTTCACGCAAGGCAGCTGGCTCAATGCACCGGAAAACTGGTCCGCCGACGGCGCGCAATTGCGCGTGACAACGGACGCCAACACGGATTTCTGGCGCAAGACTTCGTATGGTTTTATCCGCGACAGCGGCCACTTTTTCGGCACCGAAGTCGATGGCGATTTCACGGCGCAGCTGCATGTGTCGGCGCAGTACGCAGCGCTGTACGACCAGGCCGGCATGATGGTGCGCATCGATGCGGAAAACTGGATCAAGTGCGGTGTCGAATTTTCCGACGGCCAGCTCTTATTGAGCACCGTGCTGACGGCCGATACATCCGACTGGGCCGTCAGCATCGCGCCCGCCATGCCGGACGGTTTCTGGCTGCGCGTGACGGTGGAGCAGGGCGCGATCCGCGTGCAGTATTCGACGGATGGCAAGCTGTGCCCGCTGCTGCGCCTGGCGCCGTTTCCCGTGGCATCGCGCTACCTCGTCGGCCCCATGTGCTGCACGCCGGAACGGGCCGGACTTGAAGTCGTGTTTTCGCAGTTTTCCACCGGACCGGCGCTGCAAAAGGATTTGCACGATCTCACTTAGAACGCCACTGCGCCTTGCTTAGCTGAGCGCCGTATCGAGCACCATCATCAGGAGAAAACCGAACACCAGCGCGATACTGGCAAAACCACCATTACCGCTGCGCTGCGCCTCGGGAATGGCGTCGTGCACGATGACGAACAGCATGGCGCCGGCGGCCGCCGCCAGGCCCCACGGCAGCAGGACGGACGAGAGGCCGATCACGGCCAGCCCCGCCAGCGCCGCCACCGGTTCGACCAGTCCCGAAATGGCGCCCATGGCCACCGACAGACGCCGGCCATAGCCCACGCTGCGCAGCGCCAGCGCCACCACCATGCCTTCGGGCACGTCCTGGATGGCAATGCCGGCCGCCAGCGCATTGGCCTTGTCCAGGTCGATGCCCGCATAGCCGACGCCGATCGCCAATCCCTCGGGCAGGTTGTGCAAGGTAATGGCGAAGACAAAAATCCACGCCCGTTTCAAACTGCTGGCCGCGGCGGCATCGGGCGCGCCGGGCGGCACGCGCGCACGCACGGCCAGGTTGAGCGCGATGATCAGCACCACGCCCGCCGCCATGGCCAGCGCCACCAGCAGGCTGGCCGCCAGCGGCGTGGCCGCATGCAGGCGCGCCGCACCCAAGGCCGGCAACACGAGGGAAAACGCCGTCGCCGCCAGCATCACGCCGGCGCCGAAGCCAAGAAATGCATCGTAGCTGCGCTGCGAAAATGTGTGCGACAGCAGCACCGGCACGGTCCCGAGTGCCGTGGCACCGGCCGCCATGCCGCCACCGATCAGGGCCGGCGCCAGATGGGCATGGCGCAGCGCCAGCTGGGCCGTCAGTGCGTACAGCAAGCACAGCGCGCCGCCGCCGCACAGGGCAAAGCCCACTGCATGGGGCCAGGACCAGTGTCTGGCCAGGGCCTGCAGCGCGCGCGGCGTGTTCACGCTGGTGGTGCCCGGCCAGCCGCGCTACAAGGGCATGGACGAGGTGCCGCCATCGCGCCCGTTCGGCCGCATGCCCAGTTCCGCGCCCGTCAGGGGGTCGGCGTCCGGATTCGATGCCGTGCGCGCGGCCATCTGCCGCACCGTCGCCAGTTCGTCCTGCGGCAGCTTCACTTCCGCCTCGCCCGTGCCGCCATCGACGGCCATCTGCTGGCGCGGGTCGGAAATGTACTGCCACTTGCCGCCCTGGTTCCACGGCCCTCGCTCCTCGCCCGGCCCCTGCGACATGTTGAAGTACACGTCCGCATACTGCGGGTCGCCCGGCAGTTTGCCCGGCGGGAAGTTGGGCTCGATCGAATACAGGGCTTTTTCAAACGACTTCTGGTGCGCCACTTCACGCGTCATCAGGAAGCCCAGCGCTTCCTTCACGCCCGGGTCGTCCGTCAGGTTGATCAGGCGCTCGTAGACGATCTTGGCGCGCGCCTCGGCGGCGATATTCGAGCGCAGGTCCGCCGTCGGTTCGCCGATGGTGTCGATGTAGGCGGCCGTCCACGGCACGCCGGCCGAATTGACCAGCGGGGCGCCACCGCCGTACAGCACCTGCGTCACGTGGCTGTCGTTGCCCGCGCCCGTGATATTGCGGTACAGCTCAGCCGCCTGGTCGACGCCCTCGGCCAGCCGCCCCTTGGCGCCCTTGTTGAGCATGACGACGATGTTGCCGATCACTTCCAGGTGGCTCAGTTCTTCCGTGGCGATATCGAACAGCATGTCCTTGCGGCCCGGATCGTCCTCGGACAAGGCTTGCGTGAAATAGCGGCAGGCGGCGGCCAGCTCGCCCTGCGGGCCGCCGAATTGTTCCAGCATCAGGTTGGCCAGCCCGGGATTGGGCTGCTCCACCCTGACCGTGTATTGCAGTCGCTTGTTGTGTGCAAACATGGTGCTCTCCTCGTTCACAGCACGCCGGCCTACTCGTGCTGATTCAGTGATCTGTGGATGTCCTTCGACTCGTTGCGGCCCGGCCGGTCGTCGGCCAGCTTGCCCGCTTCGCTCTGCGGCCGCTGCGCTGCGCCCTTGACGTGGGCGTTGTCGTCAGTTTGCGTCAGGGTGGCCAGGTTTTCCTGCTCCACCGGATCAGGCCCGCCCTGCGGCGTAATGACGTCATTGGCCCAGTGGCCGCTGTTAGCATTGCCGCTGGCCAGCTTGCCGCCGCCCTGGTTGGCATATGCATCGCCCTTCGACTTATAGGCGTCGGTCTTGTCCATGCGCGTGTTGCGGCCCTGGTCGGCGGGGTGCTGCGGGGTATTGCCGTGTTCGTCCTGCATGCGTTTCTCCTCGGTTGGTGGATGAAGACCCATGCTACTGGCGCGCGACCGCCGGCAAGATAGGAGCGCGGCGTGACGTCATGTAGGAAAGCGTCGCGTGCATCAGCGCCGCCGCAGCCACAGCGCGCCGGCGGCCAGGCCGACGCCGAAGGCGCCGTAGACGAGCAGCAGCGAGGGGCGCGACAGGCGCATCTCGTAGCCGGGCTGCAAACGGTGCGGCGTCAGCTGGTAATCCGTGAAGCAGGCCACGGCCGTGGCGCCGGCCGCCGCCGCGACGGTGGACGCCACGCGGCGCCGGTCGAGGATGCGCGCCGCATAGCGCTCGAACAGCACGCCCCAGAACATGGCGCTGCAATGGTGGATGACGTAGCCGACCAGGGTGTGCCTGAGCGAGGCCTCGTCGCGGCGCGCCGCCTGGTCGCCCCACAGCCAGTGGCTGACGGCATTCACGGCGGCGAACACGCTGCCCGTTTCGCGCCGCCCACACAGGGCCAGGGCGGCGGCGGACAAAAGGGAGGCAAGGCTGCCCGACAGGGCGCCATGACGCAGAGAGGGGGGTAGGGCGGGCATGGTTTTTCTCCAGTGGTGTAATCGCACAGTGAACTGAAACGCAAAAGACCTATCCAATCCCGACAAGAGGAGGCATGCATGCGCATACTGCTGACGGGAGCGAGCGGTTTCATCGGAACGCATGTTTCGACCGCGCTGCTGGCCGAAGGTTTCCAGCTCACGTGCACGACGCGCCGCGCGCCGTCCCACGCCCGCATCGGCGATGCGCCGCGCGTGCGCCTGATCGAGGCCGATTTTGCGCGCGACACGGCCAAGGCCGCGTGGCTGCCGCGCCTGGCCGGCATCGACGTCGTCATCAACTGCGTCGGCATCATCGCCGAGCATGGCGCGCAGACGTTCGCGGCCCTGCACACGCAGGCGCCGCGCGCCCTGTTCGCCGCCTGCGCCGAGAGCGAGGTGCAGCTGGTGATACAACTGTCGGCCCTGGGCGCGGACGATGGCGCCGTCTCGCCCTACCACCTGAGCAAGAAGGCGGCCGACGA is part of the Janthinobacterium sp. 67 genome and harbors:
- a CDS encoding efflux transporter outer membrane subunit encodes the protein MKNYRYLASLFAALFPVLAGCAVSPAYVTPGTPDIALASPQQAQFAPGASAVSEAAWWTFFDDARLSRLIASALEHNLDIAQAQANLLAARAVFDERRLDELPTVTGQAGWRRTVQQDTPDSRAASASTRVGFDAQWEIDLFGRLAHISRSAQARADAAQADLRQVRLTIAAEVARNYYEALGYQQNLALTQAQVHSWRDTVALVDARIRAGSGLPEERHNALANLARSEAMLPPLQAGLRQAQYRLDVLSGQAPGAIALATTPRQQAPLAGQLPLGDVNRLIKQRPDVVRAERLLAASSEDVGAATADLYPRLSLGGFLGFFALRGSGVFDGGARAFEVAPSVSYPAFRLGSVKARLRGTQAEAQGALARYAQALLIAQEDVENAVTQLAENQTRLASLLQSARHGNAALGIASTRYHGGSGSYQAVLENQRALYDIRREALLAETASYIDAIALYKALGWGQTM
- a CDS encoding DUF1349 domain-containing protein, producing the protein MFTQGSWLNAPENWSADGAQLRVTTDANTDFWRKTSYGFIRDSGHFFGTEVDGDFTAQLHVSAQYAALYDQAGMMVRIDAENWIKCGVEFSDGQLLLSTVLTADTSDWAVSIAPAMPDGFWLRVTVEQGAIRVQYSTDGKLCPLLRLAPFPVASRYLVGPMCCTPERAGLEVVFSQFSTGPALQKDLHDLT
- a CDS encoding ZIP family metal transporter; its protein translation is MNTPRALQALARHWSWPHAVGFALCGGGALCLLYALTAQLALRHAHLAPALIGGGMAAGATALGTVPVLLSHTFSQRSYDAFLGFGAGVMLAATAFSLVLPALGAARLHAATPLAASLLVALAMAAGVVLIIALNLAVRARVPPGAPDAAAASSLKRAWIFVFAITLHNLPEGLAIGVGYAGIDLDKANALAAGIAIQDVPEGMVVALALRSVGYGRRLSVAMGAISGLVEPVAALAGLAVIGLSSVLLPWGLAAAAGAMLFVIVHDAIPEAQRSGNGGFASIALVFGFLLMMVLDTALS
- a CDS encoding manganese catalase family protein, which produces MFAHNKRLQYTVRVEQPNPGLANLMLEQFGGPQGELAAACRYFTQALSEDDPGRKDMLFDIATEELSHLEVIGNIVVMLNKGAKGRLAEGVDQAAELYRNITGAGNDSHVTQVLYGGGAPLVNSAGVPWTAAYIDTIGEPTADLRSNIAAEARAKIVYERLINLTDDPGVKEALGFLMTREVAHQKSFEKALYSIEPNFPPGKLPGDPQYADVYFNMSQGPGEERGPWNQGGKWQYISDPRQQMAVDGGTGEAEVKLPQDELATVRQMAARTASNPDADPLTGAELGMRPNGRDGGTSSMPL